From Pseudomonas sp. stari2, a single genomic window includes:
- the cysQ gene encoding 3'(2'),5'-bisphosphate nucleotidase CysQ — protein MSMNFPHPMMAPVVELALRAGEAILPFWRADVAVTAKSDDSPVTAADIAAHHVIVAGLTALDPSIPVLSEEDANIPQSVRAEWQRWWLVDPLDGTKEFISGSEEFTVNIALIENGRVVFGVVSMPTNGRFYVGGAGIGAWRGDTGGTPVAIQVRDVPGPGEAFTVVASRRHSSPEQERLLAGLSASLGELQLANIGSSLKFCLLAEGAADCYPRLAPTSQWDTAAAQGVLEGAGGEVLDLSGEAFCYPPRESLLNEFFLALPAKAAWRSKLLELARS, from the coding sequence ATGTCGATGAATTTTCCCCATCCGATGATGGCGCCCGTGGTTGAACTGGCGTTGCGGGCCGGCGAGGCGATCCTGCCGTTCTGGCGCGCCGATGTGGCGGTGACCGCCAAGTCCGATGATTCGCCGGTAACCGCCGCGGATATCGCTGCACACCATGTGATCGTTGCCGGCCTGACCGCCCTGGATCCGAGCATCCCGGTGTTGTCCGAAGAAGACGCCAACATCCCGCAAAGCGTACGTGCCGAGTGGCAGCGCTGGTGGCTGGTGGATCCGCTCGATGGCACCAAGGAGTTCATCAGCGGCAGCGAAGAGTTCACCGTCAACATTGCCCTGATCGAAAATGGTCGGGTGGTCTTCGGCGTGGTATCGATGCCGACCAACGGGCGCTTCTACGTCGGCGGTGCCGGGATCGGTGCCTGGCGTGGTGATACAGGCGGCACGCCGGTGGCGATTCAGGTTCGTGACGTGCCAGGTCCTGGCGAAGCGTTCACTGTGGTTGCCAGCCGCCGTCATTCGAGCCCGGAGCAGGAACGCTTGCTGGCCGGTTTGAGCGCAAGCCTGGGCGAGTTGCAGCTGGCCAATATCGGCAGCTCCCTGAAGTTCTGTCTGCTGGCCGAAGGCGCGGCGGACTGCTATCCGCGACTGGCGCCGACGTCCCAGTGGGACACGGCGGCGGCGCAGGGCGTTCTGGAAGGCGCGGGCGGTGAGGTGCTGGACTTGAGCGGCGAAGCGTTCTGCTATCCGCCGAGAGAATCACTACTGAATGAGTTTTTCCTCGCGCTGCCGGCAAAAGCGGCGTGGCGCTCGAAGCTGTTGGAGCTGGCCCGTTCGTAA
- a CDS encoding ATP-binding protein, with the protein MTPTLPRRPRWRSLALLALCLAPLLWPLEHLAERYYRSELAGQNRQTLDLYVANLLGTLHRYEVLPQILGDLPALRAVVGAPDDGVTQGNANRLLKNIASQTGAEVMYLMDTTGRTLAASNWDKHDSFVGRNFSFRPYFSEAMAGRLGRFFGLGTTSAKRGYFFAAAVRNGEKIIGVLVIKVDLDHTESLWGKTPEQLLVTDHNGVVILTSRPEWRFRSTRPLSGDERSAITAIQPYPTREPRPLNLSPTAWLTQTRDIEETGWSVSILAPRTLIDRPVRTVVAVGGATLLVVMLLLGLMMQRRRHYLERIAFEAKARRELEGRVAERTSDLEGLNRRLKQEVLEREQAQQELVRAQDDLVQAGKLSALGTMSASISHELNQPLAAIRSYAENAEVLLDHQRTDDARGNLKLISELTGRMASIIAHLRAFARRDRHAPESVALQPALDDALALLAKRRRSMDVELIRDLPAATLWVEAGETRLRQVLGNLLANALDALTEKGPPRKLWLSAESTGEGVNLYIRDNGPGFCMEALGRASEPFYTTKTRTQGLGLGLAICETLMRAFGGELSFANHKQGGALITLRLRAGAPGVSLQPSEDRSA; encoded by the coding sequence ATGACTCCGACCCTTCCCCGCCGCCCCCGCTGGCGCAGCCTCGCCCTGCTGGCCCTGTGCCTGGCCCCGCTGCTGTGGCCGCTGGAGCATCTCGCCGAGCGTTACTACCGCAGTGAGCTGGCTGGCCAGAACCGCCAGACCCTCGACCTCTACGTCGCCAACCTGCTGGGCACTCTGCATCGTTACGAAGTGCTGCCACAGATCCTCGGCGACCTGCCGGCACTGCGCGCGGTCGTCGGCGCACCGGACGATGGTGTCACCCAAGGCAATGCCAACCGCCTGCTGAAGAACATCGCTTCCCAGACCGGCGCCGAAGTCATGTACCTGATGGACACCACTGGCCGAACGCTGGCGGCGTCGAACTGGGACAAGCACGACAGTTTCGTCGGGCGCAATTTCTCGTTCCGGCCTTATTTCAGTGAAGCCATGGCCGGGCGCCTGGGCCGCTTCTTCGGCCTCGGCACCACCTCTGCCAAACGCGGCTACTTCTTCGCCGCGGCCGTGCGCAATGGCGAAAAAATCATCGGCGTGCTGGTGATCAAGGTCGACCTCGACCACACCGAAAGCCTGTGGGGCAAAACCCCGGAGCAACTGTTGGTGACCGACCACAACGGCGTGGTCATCCTTACGTCGCGTCCGGAATGGCGCTTCCGCTCGACCCGTCCATTGAGTGGCGACGAACGCTCGGCAATCACCGCGATCCAGCCCTATCCGACCCGCGAACCGCGCCCATTGAACCTCAGCCCGACCGCCTGGCTGACCCAGACCCGGGACATCGAAGAAACCGGCTGGAGCGTCAGCATTCTTGCTCCGCGCACCCTGATCGACCGCCCGGTGCGCACCGTGGTGGCCGTCGGCGGCGCCACGTTGCTGGTGGTCATGCTGTTGCTCGGGCTGATGATGCAGCGCCGTCGCCATTACCTGGAACGGATCGCTTTCGAAGCCAAGGCGCGGCGGGAACTCGAAGGTCGGGTCGCCGAACGGACCAGCGATCTGGAAGGACTCAACCGACGCCTGAAACAGGAAGTGCTGGAGCGCGAGCAGGCTCAGCAGGAACTGGTCCGGGCCCAGGACGATCTGGTGCAGGCTGGCAAACTGTCAGCGCTCGGGACGATGTCAGCGAGCATCAGCCACGAACTCAATCAACCGCTGGCAGCGATCCGCAGTTACGCGGAAAACGCCGAAGTGCTGCTGGACCATCAGCGCACCGACGACGCCCGCGGCAACCTCAAACTGATCAGCGAACTGACCGGGCGCATGGCGTCGATCATCGCCCACCTGCGCGCTTTCGCCCGCCGCGATCGCCACGCCCCGGAAAGCGTAGCCCTGCAACCGGCGCTGGACGATGCGTTGGCGCTGCTGGCCAAACGTCGCCGGAGCATGGACGTCGAGCTGATCCGCGACCTGCCCGCCGCAACCTTGTGGGTCGAGGCCGGGGAAACCCGTCTGCGCCAGGTCCTCGGCAATCTGCTGGCCAACGCCCTCGATGCCCTGACCGAGAAAGGCCCGCCGCGCAAATTGTGGCTGAGTGCCGAATCCACCGGCGAAGGCGTCAATCTGTACATTCGCGACAACGGCCCGGGTTTCTGCATGGAAGCGCTGGGTCGCGCCAGCGAACCGTTTTACACCACCAAGACCCGCACACAGGGGCTTGGTCTGGGGTTGGCCATTTGCGAAACCCTGATGCGCGCCTTCGGCGGTGAGCTGTCGTTCGCCAACCACAAGCAAGGTGGCGCCTTGATCACCCTGCGGCTGCGCGCCGGCGCGCCCGGGGTCAGCCTGCAACCGTCCGAGGATCGAAGTGCATGA
- the aguA gene encoding agmatine deiminase — MTTLKSTPRADGFYMPAEWAPQTQTWMIWPERPDNWRLGGKPAQAAHAAVAKAIARFEPVTVAVSAGQYENARARLDVPNIRVVEMSSDDAWVRDSGPTFVINNSGEVRGVNWDFNAWGGFDGGLYSPWNRDSQVGGKILEIERSPRYRTEGFVLEGGSIHVDGEGTLITTEECLLNRNRNPHLNREEIEAVLRDNLSVDKIIWLPDGLFNDETDGHVDNFCCYVRPGEVLLAWTDDPQDPNYPRCQAAMKVLQSSTDAKGRPFTVHKMPIPGPLFATEEECAGVDPVDGTQERNPSVRLAGSYVNFLIVNGGIIAPSFDDPMDAPAREILQNLFPQHEVVMVPGRELLLGGGNIHCLTQQQPAPHKE; from the coding sequence ATGACCACCTTGAAAAGTACCCCACGCGCCGATGGCTTCTACATGCCGGCCGAATGGGCGCCGCAAACCCAGACCTGGATGATCTGGCCCGAGCGTCCGGACAACTGGCGTCTGGGCGGCAAGCCGGCGCAGGCTGCTCACGCCGCCGTGGCCAAGGCCATCGCGCGTTTCGAACCGGTGACCGTTGCAGTGTCCGCCGGCCAGTACGAAAACGCTCGCGCTCGCCTCGACGTGCCGAATATCCGCGTGGTCGAGATGTCCAGCGATGACGCCTGGGTTCGCGACAGCGGCCCGACTTTCGTCATCAACAACAGTGGCGAAGTGCGCGGTGTGAACTGGGACTTCAATGCCTGGGGCGGTTTTGATGGCGGTCTGTATTCGCCGTGGAACCGCGATTCCCAGGTCGGCGGCAAGATCCTCGAGATCGAGCGCAGCCCGCGCTACCGCACCGAAGGCTTCGTGCTCGAAGGCGGTTCGATTCACGTCGACGGCGAAGGCACCCTGATCACCACGGAAGAATGCCTGCTCAACCGCAATCGCAACCCGCACCTGAACCGCGAAGAAATCGAAGCGGTACTGCGCGACAACCTGTCCGTGGACAAGATCATCTGGCTGCCGGATGGCTTGTTCAACGACGAAACCGACGGCCATGTTGATAACTTCTGCTGCTACGTGCGTCCGGGCGAAGTGCTGCTGGCGTGGACCGACGATCCGCAGGATCCGAACTACCCGCGCTGCCAGGCTGCGATGAAAGTGCTGCAAAGCAGCACCGACGCCAAGGGGCGCCCGTTCACGGTGCACAAGATGCCGATCCCGGGGCCGCTGTTTGCCACTGAAGAAGAATGCGCGGGCGTGGACCCGGTGGACGGCACCCAGGAGCGCAACCCAAGCGTGCGTCTGGCCGGTTCCTACGTGAACTTCCTTATCGTCAACGGCGGCATCATCGCACCGAGCTTCGACGATCCGATGGACGCCCCGGCCCGGGAGATCCTGCAGAACCTGTTCCCGCAACATGAAGTGGTGATGGTGCCGGGTCGTGAACTGTTACTGGGAGGCGGCAACATTCACTGCCTTACCCAACAGCAACCCGCGCCGCACAAAGAGTGA
- the rfbC gene encoding dTDP-4-dehydrorhamnose 3,5-epimerase — MNVITTDLPGVLIIEPKVFGDERGFFYESFNARVFQEATGLSPQFVQDNHSRSQKGVLRGLHYQLDNTQGKLVRVTAGEVLDVAVDIRRSSPHFGQWVSVRLSADNHRQMWVPEGFAHGFVVLSEFAEFLYKTTDYYTPSAERCICWDDPDLGIDWQLDEEPKLSIKDQAGTLFKDADVFS, encoded by the coding sequence ATGAATGTAATCACCACCGACCTGCCCGGCGTTCTGATCATCGAACCCAAGGTATTTGGTGACGAGCGCGGCTTCTTTTACGAAAGCTTCAACGCCAGGGTTTTTCAGGAAGCGACCGGCCTTAGCCCTCAATTTGTCCAGGACAACCATTCCCGCTCGCAGAAAGGCGTCTTGCGCGGTTTGCATTACCAACTGGATAACACCCAGGGCAAACTGGTTCGCGTCACTGCCGGTGAAGTGCTCGACGTAGCCGTCGATATCCGGCGCAGCTCGCCGCACTTCGGCCAGTGGGTCTCCGTGCGCTTGTCGGCCGACAACCATCGTCAAATGTGGGTACCTGAAGGCTTTGCCCATGGCTTTGTGGTACTGAGCGAATTCGCTGAATTTCTCTACAAGACCACTGACTATTACACCCCTTCGGCCGAACGCTGCATTTGCTGGGACGACCCGGATCTGGGCATCGACTGGCAGTTGGACGAAGAACCAAAACTGTCGATCAAGGACCAGGCTGGAACACTCTTCAAGGACGCTGACGTCTTTTCCTGA
- a CDS encoding sigma-54 dependent transcriptional regulator, with protein MTIDNRIQVVLIDDDPHLRQALGQTLDLAGLKILPLSEAKGLATQLERDWPGVVVSDIRMPGMDGLELLHELHAQDPELPVLLITGHGDVPLAVQAMRAGAYDFLEKPFASDALLDSVRRALALRRLVLDNRSLRMALSDRNELSARLVGHSAPMARLREQIGALAATKADVLILGETGAGKEVVARALHDLSSRRNGPFVAINAGALAESVVESELFGHEPGAFTGAQKRRIGKFEFANGGTLFLDEIESMSMDVQVKLLRMLQERVVERLGGNQLIPLDIRVIAATKEDLRQAADQGRFRADLYYRLNVAPLRIPPLRERGEDALVLFQHYADEASARHGLPPHELQPAQRALLLRHAWPGNVRELQNAAERFALGLELALDNTQPDGGSATIEVTSGGLSEQVEHFEKSLIAAELARSHSSVRSLAEALGIPRKTLHDKLRKHGLNFADSSNHGDESE; from the coding sequence ATGACCATCGACAACCGCATTCAGGTGGTGCTGATCGACGACGATCCGCACCTGCGTCAGGCCCTCGGCCAGACGCTGGATCTGGCCGGCCTGAAAATCCTTCCGCTGTCCGAAGCCAAGGGTCTGGCCACCCAACTGGAGCGTGACTGGCCCGGCGTGGTAGTCAGCGACATTCGTATGCCTGGCATGGATGGTCTTGAGTTGCTCCATGAACTTCACGCTCAGGATCCCGAGCTGCCCGTGCTGCTGATCACCGGCCATGGCGACGTACCGCTGGCCGTGCAGGCCATGCGCGCCGGCGCCTACGACTTCCTCGAAAAACCGTTCGCCAGCGACGCACTCCTCGACAGCGTACGCCGCGCACTGGCCCTGCGCCGTCTGGTGCTGGACAACCGCAGCCTGCGCATGGCCCTGAGCGACCGCAACGAACTGAGCGCCCGACTGGTCGGCCACTCGGCCCCTATGGCACGTCTGCGCGAGCAGATCGGCGCACTGGCCGCGACCAAGGCCGACGTCCTGATCCTCGGCGAAACCGGTGCCGGCAAGGAAGTCGTCGCCCGCGCCCTGCACGACCTGTCGAGCCGGCGTAACGGCCCGTTCGTGGCGATCAACGCCGGGGCACTGGCTGAGTCGGTAGTGGAGAGCGAGTTGTTCGGTCATGAGCCCGGCGCCTTCACTGGAGCGCAAAAACGGCGGATCGGCAAGTTCGAATTCGCCAATGGCGGCACGTTGTTCCTCGATGAAATCGAAAGCATGAGCATGGATGTGCAAGTCAAACTGCTGCGCATGTTGCAGGAGCGAGTCGTCGAACGCCTCGGCGGCAATCAGTTGATCCCGCTGGACATCCGCGTCATCGCCGCGACCAAGGAAGACCTGCGCCAGGCCGCCGATCAGGGGCGGTTCCGGGCGGACTTGTATTACCGCCTCAACGTCGCGCCGCTGCGCATTCCGCCGCTGCGCGAACGAGGCGAAGACGCGCTCGTGCTGTTCCAGCACTATGCCGATGAAGCCAGCGCTCGCCACGGTCTGCCACCTCATGAACTGCAACCGGCACAACGGGCGTTGCTGCTGCGTCACGCATGGCCGGGCAATGTGCGGGAGTTACAGAACGCGGCAGAGCGTTTTGCCCTCGGCCTGGAACTGGCGCTGGATAACACTCAGCCCGACGGCGGCAGCGCGACCATCGAGGTCACCAGCGGTGGCCTCAGTGAACAGGTGGAGCATTTCGAGAAGTCATTGATCGCCGCCGAGCTGGCCCGCTCGCACAGCTCGGTGCGCAGCCTCGCCGAAGCCCTGGGCATCCCACGCAAGACCCTGCACGACAAACTGCGCAAGCACGGACTGAATTTCGCCGACAGCAGCAACCATGGAGACGAATCCGAATGA
- a CDS encoding YiiD C-terminal domain-containing protein, translating into MKHDSHYLESVLHHDIPLTRDMGLKVLDWHEQQLRLHLPLEANVNHKSTMFGGSLYCGAVLAGWGWLHLRLKEEGITDGHIVIQEGQISYPLPVTGDATAICPAPSTAVWKKFIAMYQRCGRARLTLHTRVVNAGSDEDAVTFSGQYVLHR; encoded by the coding sequence ATGAAGCACGACAGCCATTATCTGGAATCCGTCCTCCATCACGACATCCCGCTGACCCGGGACATGGGCCTCAAGGTGCTCGACTGGCACGAACAGCAGCTGCGCCTGCACTTGCCGCTGGAGGCCAACGTCAATCACAAGAGCACCATGTTCGGCGGCAGTCTGTATTGCGGCGCGGTGCTGGCCGGTTGGGGCTGGCTGCATTTGCGTTTGAAGGAAGAAGGCATCACCGACGGCCACATCGTGATTCAGGAAGGGCAGATCAGTTATCCACTGCCGGTGACTGGCGATGCCACTGCCATCTGCCCGGCGCCAAGTACGGCCGTTTGGAAAAAATTTATAGCGATGTATCAGCGCTGCGGGCGGGCGCGATTGACGCTGCACACGCGAGTCGTCAATGCGGGGAGCGATGAGGATGCGGTGACGTTCAGCGGGCAGTACGTCCTGCACCGCTGA
- a CDS encoding aminotransferase, with translation MSFATLIHRASLPGPQVTAEQALQVLAQHYGLNGTLQALGSQQDLNYRVDSERGRFVLKICRGDYSLVELQAQHAGLKYLAEHCDVTVPRVISANDGQDLLSLEIGGEAVHVRLLDYIEGQPLTALDHLGHEVVAGFGRLCGEMDLALAGFDHPGLERTLQWDARHASALIEHLLPVIADQHQRALIANAAEQAGRRLQPLLEKLPVQAIHMDITDDNAVWQRDTRRHWQLQGVIDFGDLVRTWRITDLSVTCAALLHHAGGDPFVILPAVQAYHAVNPLQHEELQALWPLIVARAAVLVLSGEQQVSIDPGNTYSRDNLTHEWEIFRVATSVPLALMEAAILSAVGQTLPAIDSEGFAPLLPGLVGREFALIDLGVLSAHFEAGNWEQPGIDQRLLNEAAAIHGLAASRYGQYRLSRTRPDSAEEPETFPLHVELRVPQGTVVEAPFAGVLHLSADGALRLDGPQLSVRLWGVTPSLHSGAALVKGQVLGSVDGPLIVQLIRDAHLEAPLFCTPTRAPAWQVLSPSPAALLGLACDAEPELDAQTLLARRDASFARTQKHYYVDPPRIERGWRNHLIDMQGRSYLDMLNNVAVLGHGHPRMAAVASRQWSLLNTNSRFNYAAVAEFSERLLKLAPEGMDRVFLVNSGSEANDLAIRLAWAYSGGRDMLSVLEAYHGWTVGADAVSTSIADNPRALSSRPDWVHPVTAPNIYRGEFRGLDSAPDYVRSVEHNLAKIDEQKRQLAGFICEPVYGNAGGISLPPGYLKKVYELVRARGGVCIADEVQVGYGRMGHFFWGFEEQGVVPDIITMAKGMGNGQPLGAVITRREIAEALEAEGYFFSSAGGSPVSCQIGMAVLDVMEEEKLWENAQVVGGHFKQRLEALIDKHPLVGAVHGSGFYLGVELIRNRQTLEPATEETTLLCDRLRELGIFMQPTGDDLNILKIKPPMVTSRQSVDFFVDMLSKVLEEGL, from the coding sequence ATGTCGTTCGCCACGTTGATTCATCGCGCCAGTCTGCCAGGTCCACAGGTCACCGCGGAGCAGGCGTTGCAGGTTCTGGCGCAGCATTACGGGCTGAACGGCACGTTGCAGGCACTGGGCAGCCAGCAGGACCTCAACTATCGCGTGGACAGCGAGCGCGGGCGATTCGTGCTGAAGATCTGCCGCGGTGATTATTCGCTGGTGGAGTTGCAGGCCCAGCACGCGGGTCTGAAATATCTTGCCGAACATTGCGATGTCACCGTTCCCCGGGTCATCTCGGCCAATGACGGCCAGGACCTGTTGTCGCTGGAGATCGGCGGTGAAGCTGTGCATGTGCGGCTGCTCGACTACATCGAAGGTCAGCCACTGACCGCGCTCGATCATCTTGGTCACGAAGTCGTCGCCGGATTCGGCAGGCTCTGCGGTGAAATGGACCTGGCCCTGGCCGGGTTCGACCATCCGGGACTCGAGCGCACGTTGCAGTGGGACGCGCGCCACGCCAGCGCACTGATCGAGCATCTGCTCCCGGTGATCGCGGATCAGCACCAGCGCGCATTGATCGCCAACGCTGCGGAGCAGGCTGGGCGCCGTCTGCAACCGTTGCTGGAAAAGCTACCAGTGCAGGCGATCCACATGGACATCACCGACGACAACGCGGTCTGGCAGCGTGATACCCGCCGGCACTGGCAGTTGCAGGGTGTGATCGATTTCGGTGATCTGGTCCGTACCTGGCGCATCACTGATCTGTCGGTCACCTGTGCCGCGTTGCTGCATCACGCCGGGGGCGATCCGTTCGTGATCCTGCCGGCAGTGCAGGCCTATCACGCGGTCAATCCGTTGCAACACGAAGAATTGCAGGCGCTGTGGCCGCTGATCGTGGCGCGGGCGGCGGTGCTGGTGCTCAGTGGCGAGCAACAGGTCAGCATCGATCCGGGTAACACCTACAGCCGTGACAACCTCACCCATGAATGGGAAATCTTCCGGGTCGCCACGTCGGTGCCGCTGGCGCTGATGGAGGCGGCGATCCTCTCGGCGGTCGGGCAGACGTTGCCGGCTATCGATAGTGAAGGCTTCGCGCCGTTGTTGCCCGGCCTGGTCGGGCGCGAATTCGCGTTGATCGATCTGGGTGTGTTGAGCGCGCACTTCGAGGCAGGCAACTGGGAACAGCCGGGCATTGATCAACGTTTGTTGAACGAGGCAGCCGCGATTCACGGTCTGGCCGCCAGTCGATACGGGCAATACCGTCTGTCCCGCACCCGGCCGGACAGCGCCGAGGAACCGGAGACGTTCCCGCTGCACGTTGAGTTGCGCGTACCTCAGGGTACGGTGGTAGAAGCGCCGTTTGCTGGCGTTCTGCACCTGTCGGCTGACGGTGCGCTGCGACTCGACGGCCCTCAACTGAGCGTGCGCCTGTGGGGCGTGACGCCGTCGCTGCACAGCGGCGCGGCGCTGGTCAAAGGCCAGGTGTTGGGGTCGGTGGACGGTCCGTTGATTGTGCAACTGATTCGCGATGCGCACCTGGAGGCACCGCTGTTCTGCACGCCGACCCGCGCACCGGCGTGGCAGGTGCTGTCACCATCGCCGGCAGCACTGCTGGGCCTGGCCTGCGACGCCGAGCCGGAACTGGATGCGCAAACCCTGCTGGCGCGTCGTGACGCCAGTTTCGCCCGCACTCAAAAACACTATTACGTCGACCCGCCGCGGATCGAACGCGGCTGGCGCAATCACCTGATCGACATGCAGGGTCGCTCCTACCTCGACATGCTCAACAACGTCGCGGTACTCGGGCATGGCCATCCGCGCATGGCGGCGGTCGCGAGCCGGCAATGGTCACTGCTCAATACCAACTCGCGGTTCAACTATGCGGCGGTTGCCGAGTTTTCCGAACGCTTGCTGAAACTGGCCCCGGAAGGCATGGACCGGGTGTTCCTGGTCAACAGCGGCAGCGAGGCCAATGATCTGGCGATCCGTCTGGCCTGGGCCTACAGTGGCGGGCGCGACATGCTCAGTGTGCTGGAGGCCTATCACGGCTGGACGGTCGGCGCGGACGCGGTATCGACGTCGATTGCCGACAACCCGCGAGCCCTGAGCAGCCGTCCGGACTGGGTGCACCCGGTGACTGCGCCGAATATCTATCGTGGCGAATTCCGAGGCCTCGATTCGGCACCGGACTATGTGCGCAGCGTTGAACACAACCTGGCCAAAATCGACGAACAGAAACGGCAACTGGCCGGGTTCATTTGCGAGCCGGTCTACGGCAATGCGGGCGGGATCTCGCTGCCGCCGGGCTACCTGAAGAAAGTCTATGAACTGGTGCGTGCCCGGGGCGGCGTGTGCATCGCCGACGAGGTGCAGGTCGGTTACGGGCGCATGGGCCACTTCTTCTGGGGCTTCGAAGAGCAAGGCGTGGTGCCGGACATCATCACCATGGCCAAAGGCATGGGCAACGGTCAGCCCTTGGGCGCCGTGATCACCCGCCGGGAAATCGCCGAAGCGCTGGAAGCCGAAGGTTACTTCTTCTCGTCTGCCGGCGGCAGTCCGGTGAGCTGCCAGATCGGCATGGCGGTGCTCGATGTCATGGAAGAGGAAAAGCTCTGGGAAAATGCCCAGGTGGTTGGCGGGCACTTCAAGCAGCGGCTGGAAGCATTGATCGATAAACATCCGCTGGTCGGTGCGGTGCATGGCTCGGGGTTCTATCTGGGGGTCGAACTGATCCGCAATCGCCAGACCCTGGAGCCGGCGACCGAAGAAACCACGCTGTTGTGTGATCGCCTGCGAGAGCTGGGGATCTTCATGCAGCCGACCGGCGATGACCTGAACATCCTCAAGATCAAACCGCCGATGGTCACCTCGCGCCAGAGCGTGGATTTCTTTGTCGACATGCTGTCGAAGGTGCTCGAAGAAGGTCTCTGA